In a genomic window of Glycine max cultivar Williams 82 chromosome 13, Glycine_max_v4.0, whole genome shotgun sequence:
- the LOC100815595 gene encoding zinc finger protein ZAT5 codes for MQVQEELLVASKDHTHQMMMIKGKRTKRQRAPSPLSLAMPYNNSTSSSTNNSIDSATTSPSPTNTIELREDEDMANCLILLAQGRHHVAAPTSYHNNDNNDNHKSTSLYLYQCKTCNRYFPSFQALGGHRASHKKPKQNGTFSSEAVTTFVEENNDRYDPTTSTTLSLKIPNGVNNNMCSTTTTTTKAKVHECSICGAEFSSGQALGGHMRRHRTLVNASLATSMSGGNVVGVGGNNEFQEAKKPLKLDLNLPALPEDDHRESKFSFQQREKNVIVFSKQSSLVDCHY; via the coding sequence GTCCAAGAGGAATTACTTGTGGCTTCCAAGGATCACACCCACCAAATGATGATGATCAAGGGCAAGCGAACCAAGCGTCAAAGGGCACCATCCCCTCTTAGTCTAGCCATGCCTTATAATAATTCAACCTCAAGTAGCACCAACAATTCCATTGATAGTGCCACAACCTCACCCTCTCCCACCAACACAATTGAATTGAGAGAAGACGAAGACATGGCGAATTGTCTTATTCTTCTCGCTCAAGGCAGACACCACGTGGCAGCACCAACGTCGTATCACAACAATGACAACAACGATAACCACAAGTCAACAAGCCTATACCTTTACCAGTGCAAGACTTGCAACAGATATTTCCCTTCATTCCAAGCACTTGGAGGACATAGAGCCAGTCACAAGAAGCCTAAGCAAAACGGCACCTTTTCATCAGAAGCAGTTACTACTTTTGTTGAAGAGAATAATGATCGTTATGACCCCACCACAAGTACCACCCTCTCCTTGAAAATACCAAATGGGGTTAATAATAATATGTGTagcacaacaacaacaacaacaaaggctAAGGTTCACGAGTGTTCTATCTGTGGTGCTGAATTCTCATCAGGGCAAGCTTTGGGGGGCCACATGAGGCGCCACAGAACTCTTGTGAATGCTTCTTTAGCAACTTCTATGAGTGGTGGAAATGTTGTTGGTGTTGGTggtaacaatgaatttcaagaaGCCAAGAAACCCTTGAAGTTGGACTTGAATCTTCCAGCACTACCAGAGGATGATCATAGAGAATCCAAGTTTTCGTTTCagcaaagagaaaaaaacgtTATTGTCTTCTCTAAGCAGTCTTCTTTGGTGGATTGTCATTACTGA